In Kangiella koreensis DSM 16069, the DNA window TATCGCCTAGTGCATCATAAACAGCTCGATGCTGTTGCAGCATACGTTTTCCTTCTAAGGCTTCACTTTGAATAATAACGGTAAAGTGGCCTTTGCCATCTCTGGCTCCGGCGTGGCCGATGTGTTTGTGGCTGTCGTCGATGATTTCCAATTGCGTCGGTTTGAGCGCGTCTTGAATCAGTTGTTGCATGCGTTCAAGGCGTTGTGAGTTATTCATTATATTCTCCAAAATTCTTTAATGACTTAAGGCAAGACCTTCTTATAAGGTTTTACGATAACCGATTGGTAAACGCCCGCTTCGATATATGGATCGGTATCTGCCCATGCCTGGGCGTCTTTCAGTGAATCAAACTCGGCGACTATCATGCTACCGGTGAAGCCTGCTTCACCCGGATCTTCTGCGTCGATGGCAGGGCAGGGACCGGCCAGTATCAGGCGGCCTTGCTCTTTTAATGCTTGAAGTCTTTGGACATGTGCTGGACGTGCTTGAGAACGTAGCGCTAATGAGTTTTCAACGTCTTGAGAAAAGATGACATAAAGCATGATTTATTCCTGCGAGTCTTTTTTGTCGGGCCCATTCTTTTGTGGGTCGTCTAGGTTAACGTGTTCTTTCAACATAATGATGCTGATGATGAACAGCAGCATGGTTGACGCAAAGAGGCCGATAATTTTAAACCAGAACCAGACGTCGGTGCTAAAGGTATAAGCGACATAGAGATTCAAAAAGCCGAAGCCTGTTAAATACAGAATCCATAACCAGTTGATTTTAGCCAGTAGACTGTGTGGTGCGGTATCCTTCAGCACCTGATTGGCTTTGAGTAAATCTTGAATAATGTACTTTTTGCTGAAGATTTGGCGGAATAAGATAACCAATGAGCCGGCCCAAAGAATTATGCTGGTTTTCCACTTGATGAAGTTTTCGTCGTCGAAATAATAAGCCGAAACTACTAACAGAACACCAAGAACAAAGTAGGCGATGTGGCTTTTTTTAATCGGTTGCTTGGTCAATACGCTGGTCAAAATTTGCACCAAGGAGCCCGCGCTCCATACTGCCGCTGCAAGAATCAGGTTCTTGGTGATCAGGTATACCGCGATAAATGCGACTATCGGGTAGTTTTCTTTCAAAAAGGTCATATTAGACTCCAAAAAAGTGCCCGCCAAGTTTACCTGAATGCAAAAGATAGGCAAACTGGTAACCGTTTTCATTTGATACCTACAACCAAGCAGGATTAACGTGCTTAGAGATTTACACAATCATACTCATGCATCGGACGGTAGCCTGTCGCCACTGGAACTGGTTTCGTTGGCGGTAGAGCGTGGCGTGGACGAGCTGGCCATTACCGATCACGACTCTGTGGCTGGCGTTCTATCATTGCGCGAACAAACACATGATTTCGACATCAAGATCATTGAAGGTGTCGAGATTTCAGCAGGCTGGGGCAAGCATACCTTGCATATTGTCGGTCTAAACATTGATCCTGAGCATTCAGGCTTATCTTCTTTTTTAAAACTCCAGCAGCAAAAACGTCACACTCGAGCGTTAGAAATGGCGCATAAGATGCAAAAAGCCGGTTTAGAAGGAGCTGTTGCTGATGTAGAACTTATGTTGCAAGAGCAAAATATGGTCTGTCGCACTCATCTGGCGCAATATTTGCTTGATAAAGGCGTGGTCAACAATTTTGCCAATGCGTTTAAAAAGTATCTGGCTAAAGGTGGCAAGGCTTTTGTCAAAGACGATTGGTTTGAGCTGGAGGACGCTACAGCGATTATTAAGCAAGCTGGTGGTGTTCCAGTCTTAGCGCATCCCACACGCTACAAGATGGGCTCTAATCAACTGCATGAGCTGATACAGGCCTTTCAGCGGATGGGCGGTGAAGCGATTGAGGTGTGTTATCCTAATATACACCCAGGCAAGAAAAACCTATTGGCAAACTGGGTGCAAAAGTATAACCTGCTTGGCTCACAGGGCTCAGATTTCCATTCTCCGGATAAACCATGGGCCCTGCTCGGAAAGTTTCCACCTCTGCCTGATAATGTCACTCCGGTATGGACAGCCTGGCAGTAACTCGAAAAATTAAAAGATAACTTATGACTCAACTGATTGAAATACATCCCGAAAATCCACAGCCACGATTGGTCAGCCAGATCGTTGCCATTATTCGTAATGGTGGTGTTGTCGTTTATCCAACAGACTCCGGCTATGCGCTTGGTTGTCATATTGGTGATAAAAAAGCACTGGATCGTATTCGTCAGATACGTGATCTGGAAAAGGATCATAACTTTACATTAGTCTGTCGTGATTTATCCGAACTGGCCTTTTATGCACGTGTCGATAACACCGCATTTCGCCTGATTAAAAACAACACGCCGGGCCCCTATACCTTCATCTTACGCGCAACTGCTGAAGTGCCCAATCGGCTCAAGCATCCGAAAAAGAAAACCATTGGTATTCGCGTTCCGGATAACGCAATTTCACAAGCGATTTTAGAAGCGCTTGGCGAACCGATGATGAACACCAGTTTGATCTTGCCTGGTCAAGACGAAGGCGAAGTTTTGGCACCATACGAAATTTTTGATGAACTGAATGGCCGTGTTGATGCGGTAATTGACGGTGGCTATTGTGGCCATCAGGAAACTACCGTTGTTGACATGACTAGCGGTTATCCAGAAATTATTCGTTACGGTGCTGGTGATGCGACTGTTTTTGAGTAAATTGTTTTAGTAGGGTTTCAATAACTACTTAGCACTTTCATCTGGCTGGAAAATACCAAAGGTATTATTTTCAGTATCAACAAAATAACCTTGCCAACAGATGCCCGGAACTGCGAATTTTGGCAGCGCTACCTGACCACCTTCGGCTTTGATTACTTCCGCTACCTTATCAAAATCACTGACTTCAAAAGAGCACACGAAGGCATTGGTTCCACACTCTAGCGGAGGAAGCGGGGCGGGGCTTTGCATCAATCCTCCGCTAAGGTTGCTTCCTTCAATCCGCCAATAGTCGATAGGCAGCATATCCATTTTGGTAAATTTCCATCCTAAAGCTTTCTCATAAAAAGAAATCGCTCTGATTGGCTCGGTGGCTTGAATTTCGAAATAGATATTACTCATGTCTTAGCACTTCTCGGTAAATTCATTCTTCATAAATTTATCGATCTCATCTTCGCTAACGTCCCTTATATGGTGAGCGATTGACCAATGATGTCCGAATGGATCGATGAGCGCACCGTAGCGATCACCCCAGAAGGTATCTTCGGGCTCCATTCTAGCTTTGGCACCCGCATCAATAGCCTTTTTAAAAGCCACATCACAGTCTTCAACTTGACGATGGATGGTTACACAGCTTCCTCCTAGAGACTGAGGAGACAATGACTTACCATCTGGGTTGAACTCAGGAAAGTCATCGACCAGAAAGATAAAACCGCCATCTAGCTTCAAACATGCATGCATGACTTTTTTGCCATCTGGCGATGGAATTTTTTGTATTTCTTCTGCATTGAATGCTTTTTTATAGAACTCAATGGCTTCATTGCAAGGGCTGCATACAAGGTGTGCGATGGGTGCTTTGGGTTGATTATTGTTGTCACTCATAATTTACTCCTTTAATTAAAATCAATAGACCCTAAAGTTCGACGATAGGTTTGAATCCGCCCCAAAACATTCTCATCCCATCAAAGGGCATATTCTCAGGCTTCATATCGGCAAGACGTGGATCCTTCATAACTTTTTCATTGATTTCGTCACGAGCTTCGCGCGATTCATAAAGGATGTAAGAGAAAATAACGGTCTCGTTATCTTTAAGGTGGACACTTTGCGGGAAAGAAGTCACTTTGCCCGGTTGCACATCATCTGCAACAGCCTCGATGACCTTTAAGGCGCCATACTCTTTCCAGACGCTACCGGCCATTTTGGCCATTTCAATGTATTCATCAAGCTTGTCTTTTGGTACCGGTAGAACATATCCATCAATATAAAATGACATAATAAACTCCTTATTTATCTCTGGTGGGGAAGGGGGAGCGCCAGGCGGGAAGTTGCATAAGGTTGTTGTGCCAGCGCTGAATTTCAGGGAAATCATCAATTGGGATCTTTGCCTGCTCGGAATAGGGCAGCATGACGGCAAGAGAAAAGTCTGCTAGTGACAGGCTGTTGCCGACGACAAAATCTTTTCCGGCAAGGTGTGTGTTTAAAAGCTCGGCATGTTGCTTAAACTGTGGCTCAGCTTCGGCTAGCGCATCAGGATTAGGCTTGCCGATATTAAATTGTGGCTTAATGATATTTTCGTAATAGTAGACGCCTGCGCCAGGTAAGAAGCAGTCAAAGTCCCAGCTTATCCATCGTAATACTTCTACCTGTCTTTCATCATTGGGCCACAAGTCTGATTTGGCCTCACGTGCCAGGTGACACATGATGGCAACCGATTCCCAAAGATAGCCGTTACCGGTATCAAGCACAGGGACTTTGCCATTGGGATTCTTTGCCAGAAACTCTGGCTGCTTATGTTCAAGTTCGCCAAGGTTAACCCGAACAAATTCAACTGGGGATTTTAAATACTGTGCAACCGCACAGGTTTTGTAGCAATTTGCAGTTTCCGCATAATAAAGCTTCATTGTTACTCCTTATCGTTGTGTTTCGTCTCCATGTCTTTCTTAAGTTGATGCTGTACTTCCTGCCAGGCTGGAAATGCTTCTTTGAGTTTTTGAGAACCTGATGCAGTCAATCTCCATGCTTTAACCCGCTTATCTTCAGTTGGTGAAGGTTCAATCCAACCGTGTTTTGCCATCACAGCTGCTCCACGGGTCATGGTGGTTCGCTCAAGAACTAAAAAATCAGCCAGTTCTGTGGTCGATGTTGGCCCCTTTAACTTTAGGACAGCCAATACCGAAAACTGAGTGGCACGGAGACCGTGAGGTCTCAGCTTTTCTTCATAAAGCCTTGTGATGGCTCTGGCTTTACGCCGAGCCTCAAGACAGTAGCAGTCTTTTGCTTCAATAAATTCAGGTATCATCGTCATAATTAAGTGTATATGCACGTATTTGCCTATGTCAAGATTTATGCCAGTTTTTGCTGAAGAGTTCACGCAAGTTTGGATGACTGCACGGGACATAGAAAGATAGCGTTTTTAAATGTTGTCGTTATAATGGGCAGTCATATTTTTTACTATTTCGACATAATTATAAGGGTATTTCTTTGAGTTCTATTACTGTTGGCCAGAAGCGCGTTTTATCTGGAATGCGTCCTACCGGCCCTTTGCATTTGGGACATTACCACGGGGTTTTAAAAAATTGGGCACAAATGCAGCATGAGTATGAGTGCTTTTTTATGGTTGCCGATTGGCACGCTCTAACCACCAATTATGATGATACTGCGCGCATAGAAGAATATGTGTGGGATACGGTGTTGGATTGGTTGGCAGCAGGCATCAGCCCCACAGCAGCGACCATTTTTGTGCAATCTAAAGTTCCGGAACATGCTGAGTTACACTTATTATTGTCAATGGTGACGCCTTTGGGTTGGCTGGAACGTGTGCCGACCTACAAAGAGCAGCAAGAAAAGCTACAAAACAAAGACTTATCTACTTATGGCTTCCTCGGCTATCCATTGCTTCAGGCCGCTGATATTCTGGTCTACCGCGCTGGTAATGTGCCGGTCGGTGCTGATCAGGTGCCGCATGTTGAAATGACCCGTGAAGCGGCTCGTCGCTTTAATCATTTCTATGGTAAAGAGCCTGGGTTTGAAGAAAAAGTAACTGAAGCCATCAAGAAGATGGGTAAGAAAAACGCTAAGTTATACAATAGCTTGCGCAAAAAGTTCCAAGAAGAGGGCGAGCAGTCGGCCTTGGAAACGGCTCAGGCTTTAGTCGAATCGCAAGCTAACATCTCGATTAATGACCGAGAGCGTTTATACGGTTATTTGGATGGTGAAGGTAAGATTATTTTGCCAGAACCACAGGCGCTATTAACGCCTGTGTCCAAAATGCCAGGTC includes these proteins:
- a CDS encoding BolA family protein, which produces MNNSQRLERMQQLIQDALKPTQLEIIDDSHKHIGHAGARDGKGHFTVIIQSEALEGKRMLQQHRAVYDALGDMMETDIHALAIKVIK
- a CDS encoding YciI family protein, with the translated sequence MLYVIFSQDVENSLALRSQARPAHVQRLQALKEQGRLILAGPCPAIDAEDPGEAGFTGSMIVAEFDSLKDAQAWADTDPYIEAGVYQSVIVKPYKKVLP
- a CDS encoding inner membrane-spanning protein YciB, which encodes MTFLKENYPIVAFIAVYLITKNLILAAAVWSAGSLVQILTSVLTKQPIKKSHIAYFVLGVLLVVSAYYFDDENFIKWKTSIILWAGSLVILFRQIFSKKYIIQDLLKANQVLKDTAPHSLLAKINWLWILYLTGFGFLNLYVAYTFSTDVWFWFKIIGLFASTMLLFIISIIMLKEHVNLDDPQKNGPDKKDSQE
- a CDS encoding PHP domain-containing protein, whose product is MLRDLHNHTHASDGSLSPLELVSLAVERGVDELAITDHDSVAGVLSLREQTHDFDIKIIEGVEISAGWGKHTLHIVGLNIDPEHSGLSSFLKLQQQKRHTRALEMAHKMQKAGLEGAVADVELMLQEQNMVCRTHLAQYLLDKGVVNNFANAFKKYLAKGGKAFVKDDWFELEDATAIIKQAGGVPVLAHPTRYKMGSNQLHELIQAFQRMGGEAIEVCYPNIHPGKKNLLANWVQKYNLLGSQGSDFHSPDKPWALLGKFPPLPDNVTPVWTAWQ
- a CDS encoding L-threonylcarbamoyladenylate synthase, encoding MTQLIEIHPENPQPRLVSQIVAIIRNGGVVVYPTDSGYALGCHIGDKKALDRIRQIRDLEKDHNFTLVCRDLSELAFYARVDNTAFRLIKNNTPGPYTFILRATAEVPNRLKHPKKKTIGIRVPDNAISQAILEALGEPMMNTSLILPGQDEGEVLAPYEIFDELNGRVDAVIDGGYCGHQETTVVDMTSGYPEIIRYGAGDATVFE
- a CDS encoding VOC family protein is translated as MSNIYFEIQATEPIRAISFYEKALGWKFTKMDMLPIDYWRIEGSNLSGGLMQSPAPLPPLECGTNAFVCSFEVSDFDKVAEVIKAEGGQVALPKFAVPGICWQGYFVDTENNTFGIFQPDESAK
- a CDS encoding VOC family protein; its protein translation is MSDNNNQPKAPIAHLVCSPCNEAIEFYKKAFNAEEIQKIPSPDGKKVMHACLKLDGGFIFLVDDFPEFNPDGKSLSPQSLGGSCVTIHRQVEDCDVAFKKAIDAGAKARMEPEDTFWGDRYGALIDPFGHHWSIAHHIRDVSEDEIDKFMKNEFTEKC
- a CDS encoding DUF1428 domain-containing protein; its protein translation is MSFYIDGYVLPVPKDKLDEYIEMAKMAGSVWKEYGALKVIEAVADDVQPGKVTSFPQSVHLKDNETVIFSYILYESREARDEINEKVMKDPRLADMKPENMPFDGMRMFWGGFKPIVEL
- a CDS encoding glutathione S-transferase family protein, with the protein product MKLYYAETANCYKTCAVAQYLKSPVEFVRVNLGELEHKQPEFLAKNPNGKVPVLDTGNGYLWESVAIMCHLAREAKSDLWPNDERQVEVLRWISWDFDCFLPGAGVYYYENIIKPQFNIGKPNPDALAEAEPQFKQHAELLNTHLAGKDFVVGNSLSLADFSLAVMLPYSEQAKIPIDDFPEIQRWHNNLMQLPAWRSPFPTRDK
- a CDS encoding MarR family winged helix-turn-helix transcriptional regulator, with product MHIHLIMTMIPEFIEAKDCYCLEARRKARAITRLYEEKLRPHGLRATQFSVLAVLKLKGPTSTTELADFLVLERTTMTRGAAVMAKHGWIEPSPTEDKRVKAWRLTASGSQKLKEAFPAWQEVQHQLKKDMETKHNDKE
- a CDS encoding tryptophan--tRNA ligase, with product MSSITVGQKRVLSGMRPTGPLHLGHYHGVLKNWAQMQHEYECFFMVADWHALTTNYDDTARIEEYVWDTVLDWLAAGISPTAATIFVQSKVPEHAELHLLLSMVTPLGWLERVPTYKEQQEKLQNKDLSTYGFLGYPLLQAADILVYRAGNVPVGADQVPHVEMTREAARRFNHFYGKEPGFEEKVTEAIKKMGKKNAKLYNSLRKKFQEEGEQSALETAQALVESQANISINDRERLYGYLDGEGKIILPEPQALLTPVSKMPGLDGQKMSKSYGNAIAMREPRESVEKKIKTMPTDPARVRRTDPGTPEKCPVWEFHKIYSSDEVKDWVQKGCTTAGIGCIDCKGPVIDSVCAEQQIFVERAKEYQESPEIVRNIVSEGSERARDVARETMDDVRQAMGLSYK